In the genome of Carnobacterium pleistocenium FTR1, one region contains:
- a CDS encoding chemotaxis protein CheW encodes MQMIIFTLNEKYYAFSSENVEEITTKMACAPVPQSPAWVQGLVNLRGNVITLINLSKLLSPTDETKEIWYNNIIIVKNDEEKVAFMVDDVAWVLDIEPSAIQQLDEQLDDFVSSVIQVKDQIVSVINMEKLFL; translated from the coding sequence ATGCAGATGATAATATTTACGCTAAACGAAAAATATTATGCTTTTTCTTCCGAAAACGTTGAAGAAATAACAACTAAAATGGCTTGTGCCCCAGTCCCTCAATCTCCAGCTTGGGTACAAGGTCTCGTTAACTTGCGAGGAAATGTGATAACCTTGATAAATTTATCTAAATTACTTTCTCCCACTGATGAAACAAAAGAAATATGGTACAATAATATTATCATTGTGAAAAATGATGAGGAAAAAGTAGCATTTATGGTGGATGATGTTGCATGGGTATTGGATATTGAACCGTCGGCTATTCAACAGTTGGACGAACAACTTGACGATTTTGTGTCAAGTGTGATCCAAGTGAAAGACCAAATAGTGAGTGTCATCAACATGGAGAAACTATTTTTATAA